A single window of Chitinophaga sp. XS-30 DNA harbors:
- a CDS encoding SDR family oxidoreductase gives MAKILVTGVTGVVGKGTVEHLLKKGVPASQIIGLSRKKEEIEDLAAKGIEVRFGDYFDYDSLLRAFEGVDKVMLTSTIAFTDRSTQHYNAVTAARQAGVKHVVYMSIMRKEGSGRIMPGITESDLFTEQVLKSSGLDYTILYHPPFTDLLSAYYGPDPYENGIKVPANNGKMAPATRDELAEAHAEILSAPGHENKTYSLGGSDAVSFADIAKILAEIKGRPVPFTTIAAEEYIDMKVTQGFPRNFAEFITNWVVAIEEGEFAYQSGDMERLLGRKTKTFREYIASTLA, from the coding sequence ATGGCAAAAATATTAGTAACAGGGGTTACAGGTGTAGTTGGGAAAGGCACTGTTGAACATTTGTTAAAAAAAGGAGTTCCTGCAAGCCAAATTATCGGACTTTCCCGGAAAAAAGAAGAGATAGAAGACCTGGCTGCCAAAGGTATTGAAGTTCGTTTTGGTGACTACTTTGACTATGATTCGTTACTGCGTGCGTTTGAAGGTGTTGACAAAGTAATGCTTACAAGTACGATCGCTTTCACAGACCGGTCTACCCAACATTATAATGCGGTTACCGCGGCCCGCCAGGCTGGTGTTAAGCATGTGGTGTATATGTCAATTATGCGCAAAGAAGGCTCGGGACGTATTATGCCTGGAATTACGGAATCCGACCTTTTTACTGAACAGGTACTCAAATCTTCCGGGCTTGATTATACCATTTTATACCACCCACCTTTTACAGACCTTTTATCGGCCTACTACGGTCCCGATCCTTATGAAAACGGAATAAAAGTTCCTGCAAACAATGGAAAAATGGCGCCAGCAACAAGAGATGAACTGGCGGAAGCTCACGCTGAAATACTTTCTGCGCCGGGACACGAAAATAAAACCTATTCATTAGGCGGCAGCGATGCTGTTTCGTTTGCTGACATTGCAAAAATTCTTGCGGAAATAAAAGGCCGGCCTGTCCCTTTTACCACCATTGCAGCAGAAGAATATATTGATATGAAAGTTACCCAAGGATTCCCCCGTAATTTTGCCGAATTTATAACGAATTGGGTAGTGGCAATTGAAGAAGGCGAGTTCGCCTATCAATCGGGCGATATGGAGCGGCTATTAGGTAGAAAGACAAAAACTTTCAGAGAATACATAGCATCAACTTTGGCTTAG
- a CDS encoding helix-turn-helix domain-containing protein translates to MKSGEKRSDCPISSSLDIFGDKWSLLIVRDLMLYKTRTYGDFTKSTEKIATNILANRLQILEENGIIVKLPYPDNKVKGLYKLSSKGVDLIPALIEIALWGGKYLSNSDECSPFLKEVKKNKTKFLKNIMAKLPADHEVNAE, encoded by the coding sequence ATGAAATCAGGTGAAAAGCGCTCCGATTGCCCTATTAGTTCATCATTGGATATTTTCGGAGACAAATGGTCGCTATTAATTGTAAGGGATTTAATGCTTTATAAAACGCGTACTTATGGAGATTTTACAAAGTCTACAGAAAAAATAGCAACGAATATATTAGCGAATAGATTACAGATATTGGAGGAAAACGGTATAATAGTCAAATTACCCTATCCGGATAATAAGGTAAAAGGACTGTATAAGCTTAGTTCAAAAGGTGTTGATTTAATACCAGCTTTGATTGAAATAGCCCTTTGGGGTGGGAAATATTTATCCAATTCTGATGAATGTTCGCCTTTTCTCAAAGAAGTAAAAAAGAACAAAACAAAATTTCTGAAAAATATTATGGCTAAGCTACCGGCAGATCATGAGGTTAATGCTGAGTAA
- a CDS encoding helix-turn-helix domain-containing protein: MKLNELTVYDVKSQIAKLSRTLRGFEGISQDQLAEQLNMSRITIQNLERPKNVTLDTFLKVLQHFDLLEKFDAFIAENIADKNVTPLY, from the coding sequence ATGAAATTAAACGAGTTGACCGTTTATGACGTAAAAAGTCAAATTGCCAAACTCAGCAGAACTTTAAGGGGTTTTGAAGGCATCTCCCAAGACCAGCTTGCCGAACAGCTTAATATGTCCCGCATCACTATTCAGAACCTGGAGCGACCGAAGAATGTTACACTGGATACTTTTTTAAAGGTCTTGCAACACTTTGATCTGCTGGAAAAATTCGATGCCTTCATTGCAGAGAATATCGCGGATAAGAATGTCACCCCGTTATACTAA
- a CDS encoding VOC family protein — translation MNLKKIWSNLTVSDLDRTTNFYTALGFKFNGRSGDLTSFLAGEDNFIMHFFLKDKLKANVEIEISDAHVANEIIFTLSAESKEEVNEWEKAVQNAGGKIVSKAKEFGEGYYGLVFADPDGHKFNVFYM, via the coding sequence ATGAACCTGAAAAAGATATGGTCAAACTTAACTGTAAGTGACCTGGACCGGACAACGAATTTTTATACGGCACTGGGATTTAAATTCAACGGGAGGTCTGGCGACCTGACAAGCTTTCTTGCAGGTGAGGATAATTTTATCATGCACTTCTTTTTAAAAGATAAGCTAAAAGCGAATGTGGAGATTGAAATTTCCGATGCACACGTTGCCAATGAAATCATCTTTACCCTTTCCGCTGAAAGCAAAGAAGAGGTGAACGAATGGGAGAAGGCAGTTCAAAACGCGGGCGGAAAAATCGTTTCAAAGGCTAAAGAATTTGGAGAAGGGTATTATGGTCTTGTGTTTGCCGATCCGGACGGGCATAAGTTCAACGTATTTTATATGTGA
- a CDS encoding YqgE/AlgH family protein produces MKPGIFIKSTALLDDTFFEKSVILITEYNDKGAMGFIINKTFPRKLNELEEFRHIPPFPIQLGGPVDQEHLYFVHQRPDLIAGGVPVADHIFLGGDFPSAVKNIDSGILTEKDIKIFIGYCGWDYQELDKEIAEGSWQILEEVVLF; encoded by the coding sequence ATGAAACCTGGCATTTTTATAAAAAGTACCGCGCTATTGGACGATACCTTTTTTGAAAAATCGGTGATATTGATCACCGAGTATAACGACAAAGGTGCGATGGGTTTTATCATCAATAAAACGTTTCCCCGAAAATTAAATGAGCTGGAAGAATTCAGACATATTCCCCCCTTCCCTATACAACTCGGAGGTCCCGTAGACCAGGAGCATCTTTACTTTGTACATCAGCGGCCGGATCTGATAGCGGGAGGTGTGCCGGTAGCTGATCATATTTTTCTGGGAGGAGATTTTCCATCCGCCGTGAAAAATATTGATAGTGGTATCCTCACGGAAAAAGACATAAAAATATTTATTGGTTACTGCGGATGGGATTACCAGGAACTGGATAAAGAAATAGCGGAAGGCAGCTGGCAGATCCTGGAAGAGGTGGTTTTATTTTGA